In Candidatus Babeliales bacterium, a single genomic region encodes these proteins:
- the tsaB gene encoding tRNA (adenosine(37)-N6)-threonylcarbamoyltransferase complex dimerization subunit type 1 TsaB gives MHSYIAIQNTYDIFEMALFINNQRVDYAYEDKRHTSKLFIPLLDQLLVRNSIHISNLSFCAVNCGPGPFSTLRSIIASVNGLHAATNIPLMSIDGLEALFLESYDKNYSNTIILLNAFNNEVYYLIAHQDKIIAKGYKPITTFLVDIKQRLSNQPINFIGNGVTLHYNLITNELGDNAIIQENSPQFCSLEIIGRLGLDMFMHNKKTTDYLMPLHLKKHAVEL, from the coding sequence ATGCATTCATACATAGCAATTCAAAACACCTATGATATTTTCGAAATGGCGCTTTTCATTAATAACCAACGCGTTGATTATGCATATGAAGACAAGCGCCACACGAGTAAATTATTTATCCCACTTCTTGATCAATTATTAGTCAGAAATTCAATACATATTTCTAATCTCTCTTTTTGTGCAGTAAATTGCGGTCCTGGTCCTTTTTCTACCTTACGATCAATAATTGCTTCGGTTAATGGATTACATGCAGCTACAAATATACCACTCATGAGCATTGATGGTCTTGAGGCATTATTTTTGGAATCTTATGATAAAAATTATAGCAATACCATCATTTTATTAAACGCATTTAATAATGAAGTATATTATCTTATTGCGCATCAAGATAAAATTATTGCAAAAGGATACAAACCAATTACTACCTTTCTTGTTGATATTAAACAACGACTATCTAATCAACCAATTAATTTTATCGGCAATGGCGTAACTCTGCATTATAATCTTATTACAAATGAACTCGGCGATAACGCCATTATTCAAGAAAATAGCCCACAATTTTGCTCGCTTGAAATTATTGGCAGATTAGGATTAGATATGTTTATGCATAATAAAAAAACTACTGACTATCTTATGCCATTACATTTAAAAAAACATGCTGTGGAATTATAA